From a region of the Vicingus serpentipes genome:
- a CDS encoding sensor histidine kinase, translated as MNNLTPKGIALRISFLVATIVTIIVLLAQTYADKYNLLVLVCVYPATFISSYYGFLIAIEKFIYTKIKLVYRTIHNLKRNKTTEFNKLNLDKDILTQVREDVIEWDKTNKQEIERLKDMESYRREFVGNVSHELKTPIFNIQGYLLTLLEGGIYDENINVSYLTKANKSVERMIAIIDDLDQITKLEAGVIEMNLKKVDLIELTKETINSIDITAQEKNIKTSVVNHTNKPSVFVLADSDKISQVLVNLIVNSFKYGKEDGETKIEFFDMDEFILVEVSDNGQGIPEEHHTRLFERFYRTDKGRARNAGGSGLGLSIVKHIIEAHEQTINVRSTPDVGSTFSFTLKKFTNK; from the coding sequence GTGAACAACCTTACCCCCAAAGGGATAGCCCTTAGAATTTCTTTTTTGGTAGCAACCATTGTTACCATTATTGTTTTATTAGCTCAAACTTATGCCGATAAATATAATTTATTGGTGTTAGTGTGTGTTTATCCGGCAACATTTATTTCCTCTTATTATGGGTTTTTAATTGCCATCGAAAAGTTTATTTACACAAAAATCAAATTAGTTTATCGAACAATACACAATTTAAAAAGAAATAAAACAACAGAGTTTAATAAGCTTAACTTAGATAAAGACATACTTACGCAAGTGCGTGAAGACGTAATAGAGTGGGATAAAACAAACAAACAAGAAATAGAACGATTAAAAGACATGGAATCTTATCGTCGTGAGTTTGTTGGAAATGTTTCTCACGAGCTAAAAACACCTATATTTAATATTCAAGGGTATTTGTTAACATTGCTTGAGGGCGGCATTTATGATGAAAACATCAATGTTAGCTACCTAACAAAGGCAAACAAAAGTGTAGAGCGAATGATTGCTATTATTGATGATTTGGATCAAATTACAAAGCTAGAAGCGGGAGTTATTGAAATGAACCTTAAAAAAGTTGATTTAATCGAGTTAACAAAAGAGACCATCAATTCTATAGACATTACCGCACAAGAAAAAAACATTAAAACAAGTGTTGTAAACCACACCAACAAACCATCTGTTTTTGTTTTAGCAGATAGTGATAAAATAAGTCAAGTTTTAGTTAACCTAATAGTTAATTCGTTTAAATATGGAAAAGAAGATGGAGAAACTAAAATAGAGTTTTTCGACATGGATGAATTTATTTTGGTTGAAGTTTCTGATAACGGACAAGGAATTCCAGAAGAACATCACACAAGGTTGTTTGAACGTTTTTATAGAACAGATAAAGGAAGAGCAAGAAATGCCGGAGGTTCTGGCTTAGGTCTTTCTATTGTAAAACACATTATAGAAGCTCACGAACAAACCATTAATGTGAGAAGCACGCCAGATGTTGGGTCAACATTTTCTTTTACATTAAAGAAATTCACGAATAAATAA
- a CDS encoding glycosyltransferase family 2 protein, whose amino-acid sequence MQVKLSVVIITYNEEVNIERCLISVKDIADEILIVDSFSTDKTKEICLNHKTSFIEHGFEGHIEQKNWAITRAKYPHILSLDADEALTPELVKEIQKIKENWTHDGYVFNRLTNYCGKWIKHSGWYPDKKLRLWDSRLGEWKGENPHDRYELRTNNIKHINKDILHYSYYSIADHLAQVNYFTDIAAEAAIKKGKKASLFNVVFNPLVKFYRDYIFKLGILDGYYGLVIALISSHATFLKYAKIKQLQEEK is encoded by the coding sequence ATGCAGGTTAAGCTCTCGGTAGTAATAATAACATACAACGAGGAAGTAAATATCGAAAGGTGTTTAATTTCAGTTAAAGATATTGCTGACGAAATATTGATTGTTGATTCATTTTCAACTGATAAAACCAAAGAAATTTGTTTAAATCATAAAACCAGTTTTATTGAGCATGGATTTGAAGGGCATATAGAGCAAAAAAACTGGGCAATAACAAGAGCAAAATATCCACATATTTTATCATTAGATGCTGATGAAGCTTTAACTCCAGAGCTTGTAAAAGAAATTCAAAAAATTAAAGAAAACTGGACGCACGATGGATATGTTTTTAATCGATTAACTAATTATTGTGGAAAATGGATTAAGCATAGTGGGTGGTATCCGGATAAAAAATTACGATTATGGGATAGCCGCTTGGGCGAATGGAAAGGAGAAAACCCTCACGATCGCTATGAGTTGAGAACAAACAATATTAAACACATAAATAAGGACATCCTTCATTATAGTTATTACTCAATAGCAGATCATTTAGCTCAGGTTAATTACTTTACTGACATTGCAGCAGAGGCTGCAATAAAAAAAGGAAAAAAAGCATCTTTGTTTAATGTAGTGTTTAACCCTCTTGTTAAGTTTTATAGAGATTATATTTTTAAATTAGGAATTTTAGATGGCTATTATGGGTTGGTAATTGCTTTAATTTCTAGTCACGCCACATTTTTAAAGTATGCTAAAATAAAACAACTCCAAGAAGAAAAATGA